The Kosakonia sacchari SP1 genome includes a window with the following:
- a CDS encoding DUF1090 domain-containing protein, with the protein MKNRIALALALFSLSAFSQAASPCQEKEHEIQREISYAEKHNNQSRIDGLNKALREVRANCSDSKLRAAHQKKIAEMKEEVAERRHDLNEAKQKGNAEKISKREHKLKEAQAELKALEARDY; encoded by the coding sequence ATGAAAAACCGCATTGCACTGGCGCTGGCCCTTTTTTCGCTGAGCGCATTTTCCCAGGCGGCTTCGCCCTGCCAGGAAAAGGAGCATGAGATCCAACGCGAAATCAGCTATGCCGAAAAGCATAACAATCAGAGCCGAATTGACGGTCTGAACAAGGCGCTGCGAGAAGTGCGCGCCAATTGCTCTGACAGCAAGCTGCGCGCCGCCCATCAGAAAAAAATCGCTGAGATGAAAGAAGAGGTTGCCGAGCGTCGCCACGATCTGAATGAGGCAAAGCAAAAAGGCAATGCGGAGAAAATAAGCAAACGCGAGCACAAGCTGAAAGAGGCACAGGCGGAACTGAAAGCCCTGGAAGCGCGTGACTACTGA
- the mzrA gene encoding EnvZ/OmpR regulon moderator MzrA, with product MELQRPFLRWLLMGVAAMTVFSVMFFAWTTLQNRESTLAIRPIAQNVSVPDGFSVWHHLDANGIHFKSITPQDDTLLIKFESSEQSAAAKIVLDRTLPHGYIIAAQDDDNNQTSAWLTRLRNSTHRFG from the coding sequence ATGGAATTGCAACGTCCCTTTTTACGCTGGTTACTGATGGGTGTCGCGGCGATGACCGTTTTCAGCGTGATGTTTTTCGCCTGGACGACGCTGCAAAACCGTGAATCAACGCTGGCGATTCGCCCGATCGCGCAAAATGTCAGCGTGCCGGATGGTTTCTCTGTCTGGCACCATCTTGATGCCAATGGCATTCACTTTAAAAGTATTACGCCGCAGGACGACACGCTGTTAATCAAGTTTGAATCCAGTGAACAGAGCGCGGCGGCGAAAATCGTGCTCGATCGCACCTTACCTCATGGTTACATCATTGCCGCCCAGGACGATGATAACAACCAAACTTCCGCGTGGCTGACCCGCCTGCGCAACAGCACACATCGATTCGGTTAA
- the yqjA gene encoding DedA family general envelope maintenance protein YqjA, protein MELLSQLLHALWSQDFATLSQPGMIGMLYFVLFVILFLENGLLPAAFLPGDSLLVLIGVLIAKGALGYPQTILLLTVAASLGCWLSYIQGRWLGNTRIVQNWLSHLPAHYHQRAHHLFHKHGLSALLIGRFIAFVRTLLPTIAGLSGLSNARFQFFNWMSGLLWVLILTTLGYLLGKTPVFRKYEDALMSCLMLLPVVLLVIGLAGSLVVLWKKKYRNRG, encoded by the coding sequence ATGGAACTTTTAAGCCAATTACTCCATGCCCTCTGGAGCCAGGATTTCGCGACACTCTCGCAGCCCGGTATGATCGGCATGCTTTATTTTGTTTTATTTGTCATTTTATTTCTTGAAAACGGCCTGCTTCCGGCGGCGTTTCTTCCGGGTGATAGCCTGCTGGTACTGATTGGCGTGCTGATTGCAAAAGGTGCGCTGGGATATCCGCAAACCATTTTATTGCTGACAGTGGCGGCAAGCCTGGGGTGCTGGCTCAGTTACATTCAGGGACGATGGCTGGGTAATACCCGCATCGTGCAAAACTGGTTATCACATCTGCCTGCGCATTATCACCAGCGCGCGCACCATCTTTTCCACAAACATGGCCTTTCCGCCCTGTTGATTGGTCGTTTTATTGCATTTGTTCGCACCTTGTTACCAACTATTGCCGGACTTTCTGGTCTGAGTAATGCCCGCTTCCAGTTTTTCAACTGGATGAGCGGCCTGCTGTGGGTGCTGATACTGACCACACTAGGTTATCTGCTGGGCAAGACGCCGGTGTTTCGTAAATACGAAGATGCCCTGATGTCCTGCCTGATGTTGCTTCCGGTGGTATTACTGGTGATTGGCCTTGCTGGCTCACTAGTGGTGCTGTGGAAGAAAAAATATCGCAACCGGGGTTAA
- the exuR gene encoding transcriptional regulator ExuR: MEISESRRLYQQLAAELKGRIEQGVYLVGDKLPAERFIADEKSVSRTVVREAIIMLEVEGYVEVRKGSGIHVISNVARHTQAPDENLEFANYGPFELLQARQLIESNIAEFAATQVTKQDIMKLMEIQDNARKEKCFRDSEWDLQFHVQVALATQNTALAAIVEKMWTQRVHNPYWKKLHDHIDLRTVDNWCDDHDQILRALIRKDPHAAKLAMWQHLENTKQMLFNETSDDFEFNADRYLFAENPVVHLDTAATGSK; the protein is encoded by the coding sequence ATGGAAATCTCCGAGTCACGACGTTTGTACCAGCAGCTTGCCGCGGAGCTTAAAGGCCGTATTGAGCAAGGCGTCTATCTGGTGGGAGACAAACTGCCCGCCGAGCGCTTCATCGCCGATGAAAAAAGCGTCAGCCGGACCGTGGTTCGTGAAGCCATTATTATGCTCGAAGTGGAAGGGTATGTTGAAGTTCGCAAAGGCTCCGGTATCCATGTTATTTCCAACGTGGCGCGCCACACCCAGGCGCCGGATGAAAACCTTGAGTTCGCCAATTACGGCCCGTTTGAATTGCTGCAGGCACGTCAGCTTATCGAAAGTAATATTGCTGAATTCGCCGCCACCCAGGTGACGAAACAGGACATCATGAAGCTGATGGAAATTCAGGATAATGCGCGAAAAGAGAAGTGCTTCCGCGATTCTGAGTGGGATTTGCAGTTCCACGTGCAGGTCGCGCTGGCGACACAAAACACAGCGCTTGCGGCCATCGTCGAGAAAATGTGGACACAGCGTGTTCACAACCCGTACTGGAAAAAACTGCACGATCACATCGATTTACGCACCGTGGATAACTGGTGTGATGATCATGACCAGATCCTGCGTGCGCTGATTCGCAAAGACCCGCACGCGGCGAAACTGGCGATGTGGCAACATCTGGAAAACACTAAACAGATGCTGTTTAACGAAACCAGCGATGATTTTGAGTTCAACGCCGATCGCTATTTGTTTGCGGAAAACCCGGTGGTGCATCTCGATACCGCCGCAACCGGCAGCAAATAA
- a CDS encoding MFS transporter, whose protein sequence is MRKIKGLRWYMIALVTVGTVLGYLTRNTVAAAAPTLMEELHITTQQYSYIIAAYSAAYTVMQPVAGYVLDVLGTKIGYAFFAITWAVFCGATALAGSWGGLALARGAVGAAEAAMIPAGLKAASEWFPAKERSIAVGYFNVGSSIGAMIAPPLVVWAIVMHSWEMAFIISGVLSFAWAMAWLIFYKHPRDQKKLSEEEREYIIGGQEAQHQTNNGKKMSVWQILGTRQFWGIALPRFLAEPAWGTFNAWIPLFMFKVYGFNLKEIAMFAWMPMLFADLGCIVGGYLPPLFQRVFGVNLIVSRKMVVTMGAVLMIGPGMIGLFTSPYVAIGLLCIGGFAHQSLSGALITLSSDVFGRNEVATANGLTGMAAWTASTLFALVVGALADTIGFSPLFAVLALFDLLGAVVIWTVLKNKSAEEVVKEHSLGGPAAQS, encoded by the coding sequence ATGCGTAAAATCAAAGGATTACGTTGGTACATGATAGCACTGGTGACGGTCGGCACCGTGCTGGGCTACCTGACACGTAACACCGTAGCGGCTGCCGCTCCAACCTTGATGGAAGAGCTGCACATTACCACTCAGCAATACTCTTACATCATTGCGGCTTATTCCGCGGCTTATACTGTTATGCAGCCTGTTGCAGGCTATGTACTGGATGTTCTGGGCACCAAAATTGGTTATGCCTTCTTTGCGATTACCTGGGCGGTGTTCTGCGGCGCAACTGCGCTGGCGGGCAGCTGGGGTGGTCTGGCACTGGCGCGTGGCGCGGTGGGTGCTGCTGAAGCAGCGATGATCCCGGCGGGTCTGAAAGCGGCGTCCGAATGGTTCCCGGCGAAAGAACGTTCTATCGCGGTGGGCTACTTCAACGTCGGTTCTTCTATTGGTGCGATGATTGCGCCGCCGCTGGTGGTGTGGGCAATTGTTATGCACAGCTGGGAAATGGCGTTCATTATCTCTGGTGTGCTGAGCTTTGCATGGGCGATGGCCTGGCTGATTTTCTACAAACACCCGCGCGACCAGAAAAAACTGAGCGAAGAAGAACGCGAGTACATCATTGGCGGTCAGGAAGCACAGCACCAGACCAACAACGGCAAGAAAATGTCCGTCTGGCAGATTCTGGGCACCCGTCAGTTCTGGGGCATCGCGCTGCCGCGTTTCCTGGCAGAACCAGCCTGGGGTACGTTTAACGCCTGGATCCCACTGTTCATGTTCAAGGTTTACGGTTTTAACCTGAAAGAAATCGCCATGTTCGCCTGGATGCCGATGCTGTTCGCCGACCTGGGTTGCATCGTGGGTGGTTACCTGCCGCCGCTGTTCCAGCGTGTCTTCGGTGTAAACCTGATTGTTTCCCGCAAAATGGTTGTGACCATGGGCGCGGTACTGATGATTGGCCCTGGCATGATTGGCCTGTTCACCAGCCCGTATGTGGCAATCGGCCTGCTGTGTATCGGTGGTTTTGCTCACCAGTCTCTGTCCGGTGCGCTGATTACGCTCTCTTCTGACGTATTTGGTCGTAACGAGGTGGCAACGGCGAACGGTCTGACCGGTATGGCGGCGTGGACAGCAAGTACCCTGTTTGCGCTGGTGGTGGGTGCGCTGGCAGATACCATCGGCTTTAGCCCGCTGTTTGCTGTGCTGGCGCTGTTTGACCTGCTGGGTGCCGTGGTTATCTGGACCGTGCTGAAAAACAAATCAGCCGAAGAGGTCGTGAAGGAGCATTCGCTTGGTGGCCCCGCCGCACAAAGTTAA
- the uxaC gene encoding glucuronate isomerase: MTPFMTEDFLLDTEFARRLYHDYAKDQPIFDYHCHLPPQQIADNYRFKNLYDIWLKGDHYKWRAMRTNGVPERLCTGDASDREKFDAWAATVPHTIGNPLYHWTHLELRRPFGITGKVLSPSTADEIWNRGNELLAQDKFSARGIMQQMNVKMVGTTDDPVDSLEYHASIAKDGTFRIKVLPSWRPDKAFNIEQATFNDYMAKLGEVSDTDIRRFADLQTALSKRLDHFAAHGCKVSDHALDVVLFAEASEAELDSILARRLSGETLGEKDVAQFKTAVLVWLGAEYARRGWVQQYHIGALRNNNLRQFKLLGPDVGFDSINDRPLAEELSKLLSKQNEENLLPKTILYCLNPRDNEVLGTMVGNFQGEGMPGKMQFGSGWWFNDQKDGMERQMTQLAQLGLLSRFVGMLTDSRSFLSYTRHEYFRRILCQMIGRWVEAGEAPADIQLLGEMVKNICFNNARDYFAIELN, encoded by the coding sequence ATGACCCCGTTTATGACCGAAGATTTTCTGTTAGATACCGAATTTGCTCGCCGTCTGTACCACGACTACGCAAAAGACCAGCCGATTTTTGACTACCATTGCCACTTGCCGCCGCAACAGATCGCAGACAACTACCGCTTTAAAAACTTGTATGACATCTGGTTGAAAGGCGATCACTACAAATGGCGTGCCATGCGTACCAACGGCGTACCTGAGCGCCTGTGTACCGGTGACGCTTCCGATCGTGAGAAGTTTGACGCCTGGGCCGCGACCGTGCCGCACACCATTGGTAACCCGTTATACCACTGGACGCATCTGGAACTGCGTCGTCCATTTGGTATTACAGGTAAGGTGCTGTCGCCGTCTACCGCCGACGAAATCTGGAATCGGGGCAATGAATTGCTAGCGCAGGATAAATTCTCCGCGCGCGGCATCATGCAACAGATGAACGTTAAAATGGTCGGCACCACCGACGATCCGGTTGACTCGCTGGAATACCACGCTTCGATCGCCAAAGATGGCACCTTCCGTATCAAAGTGCTGCCTAGCTGGCGCCCGGATAAAGCGTTCAACATTGAACAAGCCACCTTCAACGATTACATGGCGAAGCTGGGCGAAGTGTCTGATACCGACATCCGTCGTTTTGCCGATCTGCAAACGGCGCTGAGCAAACGCCTGGATCACTTCGCCGCGCACGGTTGTAAAGTTTCTGACCACGCGCTGGACGTGGTGCTGTTCGCTGAAGCCAGCGAAGCCGAACTGGATAGCATCCTGGCGCGTCGCCTGTCTGGTGAAACGCTCGGCGAGAAAGACGTGGCGCAGTTTAAAACAGCGGTACTGGTGTGGCTGGGTGCGGAATACGCCCGTCGTGGTTGGGTGCAGCAGTACCACATCGGTGCGCTGCGCAATAACAACCTGCGTCAGTTCAAACTGCTGGGGCCAGATGTTGGTTTCGACTCCATCAACGACCGTCCGCTGGCGGAAGAGCTCTCCAAACTGCTGAGCAAGCAGAACGAAGAGAATCTGCTGCCGAAAACCATTCTGTACTGCCTGAACCCGCGTGATAACGAAGTGCTGGGCACCATGGTTGGCAACTTCCAGGGTGAAGGTATGCCAGGCAAAATGCAGTTCGGTTCCGGCTGGTGGTTTAACGACCAGAAAGATGGCATGGAACGTCAGATGACGCAGCTTGCGCAACTGGGTCTGCTGAGCCGCTTTGTCGGCATGCTGACCGACAGCCGCAGCTTCCTGTCCTACACCCGCCACGAATATTTCCGTCGCATCCTGTGCCAGATGATTGGCCGTTGGGTCGAAGCGGGCGAAGCCCCGGCGGATATTCAGCTGCTGGGTGAAATGGTGAAAAACATCTGCTTTAACAATGCGCGTGATTACTTCGCGATTGAACTGAACTAA
- a CDS encoding UxaA family hydrolase codes for MQYIKIHSLDNVAVALADLAEGAEVVIDNQTVRLRQAVGRGHKFALQPIAKGENVVKYGLPIGHATADIASGEYIHSHNARTNLSDVDEYSYQPDFQEEGAQAADRDIQIYRRANGEVGIRNELWILPTVGCVNGIARQIQSRFLKETQDAVDIDGVYLFSHTYGCSQLGDDHINTRTMLQNMVRHPNAGAVLVIGLGCENNQVDAFRQTLGEFDPERVHFMVCQHQDDEVEAGLEHLHELYQAMRNDKREPGKLSELKFGLECGGSDGLSGITANPMLGRFSDYVIGNGGTTVLTEVPEMFGAERILMSHCRDESTFEKTVTMVNDFKQYFIAHNQPIYENPSPGNKAGGITTLEEKSLGCTQKAGASQVVDVLRYGERLKTHGLNLLSAPGNDAVATSALAGAGCHMVLFSTGRGTPYGGFVPTVKIATNSELAAKKKHWIDYDAGQLIHGKAMPQLLSEFVDVIVDIANGKKTCNEKNDFRELAIFKSGVTL; via the coding sequence ATGCAATACATCAAGATCCATTCGCTGGATAACGTTGCGGTAGCACTGGCGGATCTCGCTGAAGGCGCGGAAGTCGTTATCGACAACCAGACCGTTCGGCTGCGCCAGGCGGTGGGGCGCGGGCACAAGTTTGCCCTGCAACCTATCGCCAAAGGTGAAAATGTTGTCAAGTATGGTCTGCCAATTGGTCATGCGACAGCAGATATCGCGTCGGGCGAGTACATCCATTCCCATAATGCCCGTACCAATCTGAGCGATGTGGACGAGTATAGCTATCAACCTGATTTTCAGGAGGAAGGCGCACAGGCGGCGGATCGTGACATTCAGATCTACCGCCGCGCTAACGGCGAAGTCGGGATCCGCAACGAGTTGTGGATCCTGCCGACGGTCGGCTGTGTGAACGGTATTGCCCGTCAGATCCAGAGCCGTTTCCTGAAAGAGACGCAGGACGCCGTAGATATCGATGGCGTTTACCTGTTCAGCCACACCTACGGTTGTTCCCAACTGGGTGATGACCACATTAATACCCGCACCATGCTGCAAAACATGGTGCGTCACCCGAACGCAGGCGCGGTGCTGGTGATTGGTCTGGGCTGTGAAAACAACCAGGTCGACGCCTTCCGTCAGACGCTCGGTGAATTCGATCCGGAACGCGTCCACTTTATGGTCTGCCAACACCAGGATGACGAAGTGGAAGCCGGTCTTGAGCATTTGCATGAACTGTATCAGGCGATGCGCAACGACAAGCGTGAACCGGGCAAACTGAGCGAGCTGAAATTCGGCCTCGAATGCGGCGGCTCTGATGGCCTTTCCGGCATCACCGCCAACCCGATGCTGGGCCGTTTCTCGGACTACGTAATCGGCAACGGTGGCACCACCGTGCTTACCGAAGTACCGGAGATGTTCGGCGCGGAACGTATCCTGATGAGCCACTGCCGCGACGAAAGTACCTTTGAAAAGACCGTTACCATGGTCAATGACTTCAAACAGTACTTTATCGCGCATAATCAGCCAATTTACGAAAACCCATCACCGGGTAACAAAGCGGGCGGTATTACGACGCTGGAAGAGAAATCACTGGGCTGCACGCAAAAAGCGGGTGCCAGCCAGGTAGTGGACGTGCTGCGTTACGGTGAGCGCCTGAAAACTCACGGTCTGAACCTGTTGAGCGCACCGGGTAACGATGCGGTTGCTACCAGCGCGCTGGCCGGGGCGGGCTGCCATATGGTGCTATTCAGTACCGGTCGCGGTACGCCTTACGGTGGTTTTGTGCCGACGGTGAAAATCGCCACCAACAGCGAACTGGCGGCGAAGAAGAAACACTGGATCGACTATGATGCCGGTCAGTTGATTCACGGCAAAGCGATGCCGCAACTGCTGAGCGAGTTCGTGGATGTGATCGTCGATATCGCCAACGGCAAAAAGACCTGCAACGAGAAAAACGATTTCCGTGAACTGGCTATTTTCAAAAGCGGCGTCACGCTCTGA
- a CDS encoding YgjV family protein — MTTYWLAQGVGVIAFLIGITTFINRDERRFKKQLSVYSAIIGVHFFLMGAFPAGSSAMLNAIRTLITLRTRSLWVMALFIVLTGGLGLAKFHHPMELLPVAGTIVSTWALFRFKGLPMRCVIWCSTCCWVIHNIWLGSIGGSLIEGSFLVMNGLNIIRFWRMQKRGIDPFKVETAQQEKPAAR, encoded by the coding sequence ATGACCACGTATTGGCTTGCCCAGGGCGTTGGTGTGATTGCTTTTCTGATTGGTATTACAACCTTTATCAACCGTGATGAACGGCGCTTCAAAAAACAACTCTCGGTCTACAGCGCCATCATTGGCGTGCATTTCTTTCTGATGGGCGCATTTCCTGCGGGTTCCAGCGCCATGCTTAACGCCATTCGCACCCTGATTACTCTGCGTACCCGTAGCCTGTGGGTCATGGCGCTGTTTATTGTGCTTACCGGCGGGTTGGGGCTGGCGAAATTTCACCATCCGATGGAGTTGTTGCCGGTTGCCGGGACGATCGTCAGCACCTGGGCGCTGTTTCGCTTTAAAGGCTTGCCGATGCGCTGTGTGATTTGGTGCTCGACCTGCTGCTGGGTGATCCACAATATCTGGCTCGGATCGATTGGCGGTTCGCTGATCGAGGGCAGTTTTTTAGTGATGAATGGCCTGAACATTATCCGCTTCTGGCGCATGCAAAAACGCGGCATCGACCCGTTTAAAGTCGAAACCGCGCAGCAAGAGAAACCGGCTGCCCGGTGA
- the sstT gene encoding serine/threonine transporter SstT: MTTHRSTGLLQRLIDGSLVKQILIGLILGILLAWISTPAAIATGILGTLFVSALKAVAPVLVLMLVMASIAGHQQGQKTHLRPVLVLYLLGTFTAALTAVLVSFLFPSTLQLVPGANDVAPPSGIVEVLRGLLTSMIANPVTAIMNANYIGILVWAVGLGFALRHSNESTKNLVQDFASAVTFMVRLVIRFAPIGIFGLVSSTLATSGFGALLGYAQLLVVLVGCMAFVALVVNPLLVYWKIRRNPFPLVFTCLRESGVTAFFTRSSAANIPVNMALCEKLNLDRDTYSVSIPLGATINMAGAAITITVLALAAVHTLGITVDVPTALLLSVVASLCACGASGVAGGSLLLIPLACNMFGISNDVAMQVVAVGFIIGVLQDSCETALNSSTDVLFTAAVCQAEDERLVNNPLRN; the protein is encoded by the coding sequence ATGACAACGCACCGCTCCACCGGGTTACTGCAACGCTTGATTGATGGCAGCCTGGTGAAACAAATTCTTATTGGCTTAATTCTGGGTATCTTACTGGCGTGGATCTCTACTCCCGCCGCTATTGCTACCGGTATTCTGGGCACGCTTTTCGTCAGCGCGTTAAAAGCAGTGGCTCCGGTTCTGGTGTTGATGCTGGTGATGGCCTCCATCGCCGGTCATCAACAGGGACAAAAAACACATCTGCGCCCGGTGCTGGTGCTTTATCTGTTAGGTACGTTCACTGCCGCGCTGACCGCCGTGCTGGTCAGTTTCCTCTTCCCTTCCACGCTTCAGCTTGTGCCAGGCGCCAATGATGTCGCGCCGCCATCCGGCATCGTGGAGGTGCTGCGCGGTTTACTGACCAGCATGATCGCCAACCCGGTGACCGCGATCATGAACGCTAACTATATCGGCATTCTGGTGTGGGCCGTGGGGCTGGGATTTGCGCTGCGCCACAGTAATGAGAGTACTAAAAATCTGGTGCAGGATTTTGCAAGCGCGGTGACCTTTATGGTACGGCTTGTGATCCGCTTTGCACCGATCGGTATTTTCGGCCTTGTCTCCTCTACCCTTGCGACATCCGGTTTTGGCGCACTGTTAGGCTACGCGCAACTGCTGGTGGTGCTGGTAGGCTGTATGGCGTTTGTCGCGCTGGTGGTTAACCCGCTGCTGGTGTACTGGAAGATCCGCCGCAATCCTTTCCCGCTGGTCTTTACCTGCCTGCGTGAAAGCGGCGTCACCGCCTTTTTCACCCGCAGTTCAGCGGCGAATATTCCCGTAAACATGGCGCTGTGCGAGAAACTGAATCTCGATCGCGATACCTATTCGGTCTCTATCCCGCTGGGTGCCACCATTAATATGGCAGGCGCGGCAATCACCATTACCGTGCTGGCGCTGGCGGCAGTGCATACGCTGGGCATTACGGTTGATGTGCCAACGGCGCTGCTGCTGAGCGTCGTGGCGTCGCTTTGTGCCTGTGGTGCGTCCGGCGTGGCGGGTGGTTCTCTGCTGCTGATCCCGCTGGCCTGCAACATGTTTGGTATTTCCAACGATGTGGCGATGCAAGTGGTAGCGGTCGGCTTTATTATCGGCGTATTGCAGGACTCCTGCGAAACCGCGCTCAACTCCTCCACCGATGTGCTGTTTACCGCGGCGGTGTGCCAGGCAGAAGATGAGCGTCTGGTGAATAACCCCCTGCGTAACTGA
- a CDS encoding TerC family protein, producing the protein MNTVGTPMLWGGFAIVVVIMLAIDLLLQGRRGVHTMTMKQAAAWSVVWVSLSLLFNAAFWWYLTQTEGRAVADTQALAFLTGYLIEKALAVDNVFVWLMLFSYFAVPAALQRRVLVYGVLGAIVLRTIMIFAGSWLITQFSWLLYVFGAFLLFTGVKMALAKEDETGIGDKPLVRWLRSHLRMTDTIENEHFFVRKNGLLFATPLLLVLILVELSDVIFAVDSIPAIFAVTTDPFIVLTSNLFAILGLRAMYFLLAGVAERFSMLKYGLSVILVFIGVKMLIVDFFHIPIAISLGVVGGILVLTMLLNAWVNYQNDKKNRA; encoded by the coding sequence ATGAATACTGTCGGCACACCGATGTTATGGGGCGGCTTCGCGATTGTAGTCGTGATTATGCTGGCCATCGACCTTCTGCTTCAGGGGCGTCGCGGCGTCCATACGATGACCATGAAGCAGGCGGCCGCCTGGTCTGTGGTTTGGGTCAGCCTCTCTCTGCTGTTCAACGCCGCCTTCTGGTGGTATCTCACGCAAACCGAAGGACGCGCCGTTGCCGACACGCAGGCGCTGGCGTTTCTCACCGGTTATCTGATTGAAAAAGCGCTGGCGGTCGATAACGTCTTCGTCTGGCTGATGCTGTTTAGCTACTTCGCTGTACCGGCCGCGTTGCAGCGCCGGGTGCTGGTTTACGGCGTGCTCGGCGCGATTGTGCTGCGCACGATTATGATTTTCGCCGGTAGCTGGCTTATCACCCAGTTCTCATGGCTGCTGTATGTTTTTGGTGCCTTCCTGCTGTTTACCGGTGTGAAAATGGCGCTGGCAAAAGAAGACGAAACGGGGATTGGTGATAAACCGCTGGTGCGCTGGCTGCGCAGCCATTTACGCATGACCGACACCATCGAAAATGAGCACTTTTTCGTGCGAAAAAATGGCCTGCTGTTCGCCACACCGTTGTTGCTGGTGCTGATTCTGGTTGAACTGAGTGATGTGATTTTCGCGGTCGACAGCATCCCGGCGATTTTTGCCGTGACCACCGATCCGTTTATCGTGCTGACCTCAAACCTGTTTGCGATTCTGGGTCTGCGTGCGATGTATTTCCTGCTGGCGGGCGTGGCGGAGCGTTTCTCGATGCTCAAATATGGTTTGTCGGTCATTCTGGTGTTTATCGGCGTTAAAATGCTGATTGTCGACTTCTTCCATATTCCGATCGCCATCTCGCTTGGCGTAGTGGGCGGGATCCTTGTGCTAACCATGCTGCTCAACGCATGGGTTAACTACCAGAATGACAAGAAAAATAGGGCGTAA
- a CDS encoding Gfo/Idh/MocA family protein — protein sequence MIRFAVIGTNWITRQFVDAAHETGKYKLTAVFSRSLEQAQTFANDYPVEHLFTSLEDMAQSDAIDAVYIASPNSLHFPQTQLFLRHKKHVICEKPLASNLREVEAAIACARENQVVLFEAFKTASLPNFILLKQTLAKAGKLRKAFINYCQYSSRYERYLDGENPNTFNPAFSNGSIMDIGFYCLASAVALWGEPHSVQATASLLESGVDAHGVVVMDYGDFSVTLQHSKVSDSVLPSEIQGEAGSLVIEKISECQKISFVPRGGKAQELTQPQHINTMLYEAETFARLVEENEVNHPGLDVSRVTAKLQTEIRRQIGVVFPADDIGEQLPA from the coding sequence ATGATACGTTTCGCTGTCATAGGTACGAACTGGATCACCCGCCAGTTTGTCGATGCCGCCCATGAAACGGGCAAATATAAACTCACCGCCGTTTTTTCCCGCAGCCTGGAACAGGCGCAAACGTTCGCCAATGACTACCCGGTCGAGCATCTGTTTACCTCGCTTGAAGATATGGCGCAAAGCGATGCGATAGACGCGGTTTATATTGCCAGCCCGAACTCCCTGCACTTCCCGCAGACGCAGCTTTTCCTGCGTCACAAAAAGCATGTGATCTGCGAAAAACCGCTGGCCTCCAACCTGCGTGAAGTGGAAGCGGCCATCGCCTGCGCCCGGGAAAATCAGGTGGTGTTGTTTGAAGCGTTCAAAACCGCCAGCCTGCCGAATTTTATCTTGCTGAAACAAACACTTGCCAAAGCAGGTAAGCTTCGTAAAGCCTTTATCAACTACTGCCAGTACTCGTCGCGCTACGAGCGCTACCTGGACGGAGAAAACCCGAATACCTTTAATCCGGCGTTTTCTAACGGTTCAATTATGGATATCGGCTTCTACTGTCTGGCTTCAGCCGTGGCGCTGTGGGGCGAGCCGCATAGCGTTCAGGCCACCGCCAGCCTGCTGGAAAGCGGCGTGGATGCGCACGGCGTGGTGGTGATGGATTACGGTGATTTCAGCGTCACACTGCAACACTCGAAGGTGAGCGATTCCGTGCTGCCGAGCGAAATTCAGGGCGAGGCCGGATCGCTGGTGATCGAGAAAATCTCCGAATGCCAGAAAATCTCGTTCGTGCCGCGCGGCGGCAAAGCGCAGGAATTAACGCAGCCGCAGCACATCAATACCATGCTGTATGAAGCGGAAACTTTTGCCCGCCTGGTGGAAGAGAACGAAGTCAACCATCCGGGGCTGGATGTCAGCCGGGTTACGGCCAAACTGCAAACGGAAATTCGCCGCCAGATTGGCGTCGTTTTCCCGGCGGATGACATCGGCGAACAGCTTCCGGCGTAA